A genomic region of Oryza glaberrima chromosome 1, OglaRS2, whole genome shotgun sequence contains the following coding sequences:
- the LOC127760754 gene encoding uncharacterized protein LOC127760754: MRNASGSSCCSRVAAPLHAQVLGSPSPSHGYGGAEDGCLLQAPPPAVVCGEMLALTTPAPPSLLHALASLNVLLLVAYLLLFLLAKLAAGLHRRGHGSCDEHQVTETSGREEFAGADDIAGVQQQQAEMLFWFDEAVFEDTALLGGEGKDQLMYDAATTPPTPARCLQVESTFPMVESTRRISPHHRQCSFSHEEPKAAAAAATASSQKDIIPAAVPSPENVPVEAGEEDGHGEHGEEDDEEEKRFRGDDVKLFVNSRALADTKKLLLEGAMAGKGGVQREREEESRLGASTLTSESTSKSSVEWRSSTVTKDSETEYPFSSSSRRSSSRWESYALFRKYDEDMVYFHRVGAQKLTETESYRSIKYQPRSVSERIVQKLTPKPRPAIGLRDPYPELERVYVAQICLTWEALNWNYASFRRHAGDIAARCCPARVAQEFQQFQVLLHRFIENEPYEYGLRPEVYARMKNSSPKLLLVPEFRDEEDEKDDLISAVQFLYILEESIRTFMAFLRADKRSHYQMFREMVKRRTSSMDQTLVITLKKANKKKKSRLKDLTRPRRCLRRTKLREEEEMSILLGLIDLKIVARVLRMPEITDQQLHWCEEKMNRVKVDPAQGKMQRDPSPLFFPAH; the protein is encoded by the exons ATGCGTAATGCGAgcggcagcagctgctgctctcGGGTGGCGGCGCCGTTGCATGCGCAAGTGCTTGGCTCGCCGTCTCCTTCTCATGGCTACGGCGGCGCCGAAGACGGCTGTCTTCTGCAGGCGCCTCCCCCGGCAGTCGTCTGCGGGGAGATGCTGGCACtgacgacgccggcgccgccgtctcttcTCCATGCACTGGCCTCCCTcaacgtcctcctcctcgtcgcctacctcctcctcttcctcctcgccaagctcgccgccggccttcaCCGCCG AGGCCATGGTAGCTGTGACGAGCACCAGGTCACGGAGACCTCCGGGAGGGAGGagttcgccggcgccgacgacatcGCCggagtgcagcagcagcaagcggaGATGCTGTTCTGGTTCGACGAGGCCGTGTTCGAGGACACTGCTCTGCTTGGCGGCGAAGGAAAGGATCAGCTCATGTACGACGCTGCCACCACACCACCTACACCTGCACGTTGCTTGCAGGTGGAGAGCACCTTTCCCATGGTGGAATCCACCCGACGAATCTCGCCGCACCATCGCCAGTGCAGCTTCAGCCATGAGGAgcccaaggccgccgccgccgccgccactgcgtcGAGCCAGAAGGATATCATTCCGGCCGCCGTGCCATCACCGGAGAACGTTCCCGTCGAAG CCGGGGAAGAGGACGGCCATGGCGAACacggagaagaagacgatgaggaggagaagaggttTAGGGGAGATGACGTGAAGCTGTTCGTGAACAGCCGGGCGCTCGCCGACACGAAGAAGCTGCTTCTGGAGGGCGCCATGGCCGGGAAAGGAGGAGTGCAGcgcgagcgcgaggaggagaGCAGGTTGGGCGCGTCGACGCTGACGAGCGAGTCGACGTCGAAGAGCTCGGTGGAGTGGCGGAGCTCGACGGTGACCAAGGACTCGGAGACGGAGTACCCcttctcgtcgtcgtctcgccggagctcgtcgcggTGGGAGTCGTACGCTCTCTTCCGCAAGTACGACGAGGACATGGTCTACTTCCACCGCGTCGGCGCCCAGAAGCTCACCGAGACAG AGTCGTACAGGTCGATAAAGTATCAGCCGCGATCGGTGTCGGAGCGGATCGTGCAGAAGCTGACGCCGAAGCCGCGGCCGGCGATCGGGCTGAGGGACCCGTACCCGGAGCTGGAGCGGGTGTACGTGGCGCAGATCTGCCTCACCTGGGAGGCGCTCAACTGGAACTACGCCAGCttccgccgccacgccggcgacatcgcGGCGAGGTGCTGCCCGGCGCGCGTCGCGCAGGAGTTCCAGCAATTCCAAGTTCTTCTTCACCGGTTCATCGAGAACGAGCCCTACGAGTACGGACTCCGCCCGGAGGTGTACGCCCGGATGAAGAACTCATCCCCCAAGCTTCTCCTCGTCCCAGAGTTCAGAG ATGAGGAGGACGAGAAGGACGATCTGATATCGGCGGTGCAGTTCTTGTACATACTGGAGGAGTCGATCAGAACGTTCATGGCGTTCCTGCGTGCAGACAAGAGGAGCCACTACCAAATGTTCAGAGAAATGGTGAAGAGGAGGACCAGCTCCATGGATCAGACTCTGGTCATCACCCTCAAGAAGGCCAACAAGAAA AAGAAGAGCCGGCTCAAGGACCTGACGAGGCCAAGACGGTGTCTGAGGAGGACGAAGctgagggaagaagaggagatgtCAATACTGCTGGGCTTAATCGACCTCAAGATCGTGGCCAGAGTGCTGCGAATGCCGGAGATCACCGATCAGCAGCTGCACTGGTGCGAGGAGAAGATGAACAGGGTCAAAGTCGACCCGGCTCAGGGCAAGATGCAGAGGGACCCGTCTCCTCTTTTCTTCCCTGCACATTga
- the LOC127759831 gene encoding LOB domain-containing protein 40-like gives MRMSCNGCRVLRKGCSDNCAIRPCLQWIRSPDAQANATVFLAKFYGRAGLINLITAGPEHVRPAIFRSLLYEACGRMLNPVYGSVGLLWSGNWQLCQSAVESVLRGMPIAQPPPSATAVPPLPTCDIRHVGARRGDVHGAAAGPVADLHRLDISSRAKFKRPGGAAAAAHRSDHAAFELVFSKPAAAMAVDVIRQAQPLNWAPGALSHESASHDAAPPESEGHSNDTADTVDGSHVSQSEPEPRATSAATEVHDAGLDLTLGLPPPPPLPVQKTEPADSDGGSQQQHDHRKEKPVELGLAISTSVAAQ, from the exons ATGCGGATGAGCTGCAACGGGTGCCGCGTGCTGCGCAAGGGGTGCAGCGACAACTGCGCTATCCGCCCCTGCCTGCAGTGGATTCGCAGCCCCGATGCGCAGGCCAACGCCACCGTCTTCCTCGCCAAGTTCTACGGCCGCGCCGGCCTCATCAACCTCATCACCGCCGGCCCCGAGCACGTCCGTCCTG CCATATTCCGGTCGCTGCTGTACGAGGCTTGCGGGCGGATGCTGAACCCGGTGTACGGATCCGTCGGCCTCCTCTGGTCGGGGAACTGGCAGCTTTGCCAGTCCGCCGTCGAGTCCGTCCTCCGCGGCATGCCCatcgcgcagccgccgccgtccgccaccgccgtgcccCCGCTCCCCACCTGCGACatccgccacgtcggcgccaggAGAGGCGACGTCCatggcgccgcggccggcccGGTTGCCGACCTCCACCGGCTTGACATCAGCTCGCGCGCCAAGTTCAAGaggcccggcggcgccgccgccgccgcccacaggTCCGACCATGCCGCCTTCGAGCTCGTCTTCTccaagcccgccgccgccatggccgtcgaTGTGATAAGGCAGGCGCAGCCGCTCAACTGGGCGCCCGGGGCGCTCAGCCACGAGTCGGCGAGccacgacgccgcgccgccggagaGCGAGGGCCACAGCAACGACACGGCCGACACCGTGGACGGCTCCCACGTCAGCCAGTCGGAGCCGGAGCCGAgagcgacgtcggcggcgaccgagGTGCACGACGCCGGCCTTGACCTCACATTAggtctaccgccgccgccgccgctgccggtgcaAAAGACCGAGCCggcggacagcgacggcggcagccAGCAGCAACACGATCATCGGAAGGAGAAGCCGGTGGAGCTCGGCTTGGCAATCTCAACTTCAGTAGCAGCTCAATGA
- the LOC127760246 gene encoding uncharacterized protein LOC127760246: MPPPPATTPLPRRRLALILCLAWALWLHGGGGGISLADAFQAPTPARRSSGSSYAVGSRPVPAAAPRWSSSSSSSASEAAARFADDKRRIPSCPDALHNR, from the coding sequence atgccgccaccgccggcgacgacgccgctgcctcgccgtcgcctcgcgctcATCCTGTGCCTGGCGTGGGCGCTCtggctccacggcggcggcggaggcatcAGCCTGGCAGACGCGTTCcaggcgccgacgccggcgagacGCTCGTCGGGGTCGTCGTACGCCGTCGGCTCGCGGCCggtccccgcggcggcgccgaggtggagctcgtcgtcgtcgtcgtcggcttctGAAGCTGCCGCCCGGTTCGCCGACGACAAGCGGCGGATTCCAAGCTGCCCCGATGCCCTCCACAACAGGTAG
- the LOC127759479 gene encoding metal tolerance protein 7 isoform X1 translates to MGSRGRRGGGERETETEEDETWKLRVGDDFTVPERFHRKPPFFSRIFPAGSHGKHRKIAKYYKKQENLLKDFSEMETMNEIGSLDQNAPTEEELRQMAKGERLAINLSNIINLILFIGKVLASVESLSMAVIASTLDSLLDLLSGFILWFTAHAMKKPNKYSYPIGKRRMQPVGIIVFASVMGTLGFQVLIESGRQLITNEHQVFDHRKELWMIGSMSSVAVVKFFLMLYCRSFKNEIVRAYAQDHFFDVITNSVGLVSALLAVRYKWWMDPVGAILIAVYTITTWARTVVENVGTLIGRSAPAEYLTKLTYLIWNHHEEIRHIDTVRAYTFGTHYFVEVDIVLPGDMPLSHAHDIGESLQEKLEQLPEVERAFVHVDFEFTHRPEHKAEV, encoded by the exons ATGGGGAGCcgaggacgacgcggcggcggggagagagagacggagacggaggaggatgAGACGTGGAAGCTGCGGGTGGGCGACGACTTCACCGTCCCGGAGCGCTTCCACCGCAAGCCCCCCTTCTTCTCCAGGATCTTCCCCGCCGGTTCCCATG GAAAGCATCGGAAAATTGCAAAATACTACAAGAAGCAGGAAAATCTCCTGAAGGATTTCAGCGAGATGGAAACCATGAATGAGATTGGTTCCTTAGATCAGAATGCTCCTACTGAG GAAGAGTTGAGGCAAATGGCAAAGGGTGAACGATTGGCCATCAACCTGTCGAATATCATCAATCTGATTCTTTTCATTGGGAAAGTTCTTGCATCAGTTGAAAGTTTATCGATGGCAGTAATAGCATCGACACTGGACTCCCTACTGGATCTTTTGTCAGGTTTCATACTCTGGTTTACTGCACATGCTATGAAAAAGCCCAACAAGTACAGCTATCCAATTGGGAAGAGACGAATGCAGCCAGTG GGCATAATAGTATTTGCATCAGTAATGGGTACACTTGGCTTCCAAGTGCTAATCGAATCGGGGCGTCAGCTTATCACAAAT GAGCACCAAGTGTTCGACCACAGGAAGGAGCTGTGGATGATCGGCAGCATGTCCTCGGTCGCAGTGGTGAAGTTCTTCCTGATGCTCTACTGCCGGTCGTTCAAGAACGAGATCGTGAGAGCCTACGCGCAGGACCATTTCTTCGACGTGATCACCAACTCGGTCGGCCTTGTCAGCGCGCTCCTCGCCGTCCGGTACAAATGGTGGATGGATCCGGTCGGAGCCATACTG ATCGCGGTGTACACGATCACGACGTGGGCTCGGACGGTGGTGGAGAACGTGGGGACGCTGATCGgcaggtcggcgccggcggagtACCTGACGAAGCTGACGTACCTGATATGGAACCACCACGAGGAGATCCGGCACATCGACACGGTGAGGGCCTACACCTTCGGGACTCACTACTTCGTGGAGGTGGACATCGTCCTCCCCGGCGACATGCCGCTCAGCCACGCGCACGACATCGGGGAGTCGCTCCAGGAGAAGCTGGAGCAACTCCCCGAAGTCGAGCGCGCCTTTGTGCACGTCGACTTCGAGTTCACCCATCGCCCCGAGCACAAGGCCGAGGTCTGA